TGCAGATCAGTTTGCGGTGAAGCATGGAGAGCTCGCCGCGGTGAGCTCCCGAAGGGGCCAACTCACCGCTCGTGTGAAAGTCACAGACAAAATCCGACGGAGCACAGTCTTTCTTCCGATGCATTGGGGATTCACGCAAACTCAAGCCTGTGAAGTGAATGCTCTGATGCATGAACAGGCTTGCCCCATATCAAAGCAACCGGAATTAAAAGCAAGTGCAGTCATTGTCGCTCCAGCAGTTTCTGTCATCAAACCAATCGAACAGGAAGCGGGGCGCTTAGAAGCGCTTCGAAAATTGATCAACCCAGTATTTCGCTAAAAGCAGCATCCAAGTTGTGATGATCATGGCCAGGACGGGCCAATTTACATAAGGCAAAACGCTCTAATTCAAACAAAGAAGCCCATTGGTTCACATTAATAACAATCGATTTTTTCAAGGCAGATTCCTGCACAATGCTGGGCAGTTCTCCCAACACTTGCCAAGGTTCATCCACAGCTAAGGGCAGGTCTTTGGCCATCCCCTCCGCCAACAGCCGAGTAAGAAGTCGCAAGTGCTCACGCAACTCATTCAAAACTGGCAACTCATCAGGCCAATCCACAAGCATTTGGCGCTGTTCCTGAGTGAGCTCAAGCCAATGACTCAATTTTAATTTGACGCCAATGAGATCTAGCTTCCGACGCACACAAAGAGGGATGCACCGCCAGTTCCCCACAAAATCCTTCTCAAACCCAAAGCAATGGCTGGCTTGATTCATGCATTTAACGACATAAATTGTTCACTTTGAACCATTTGCAGATATCGCCCACCGAAATGGTTTCAATCGCAACTTCGAACTCCTTCATCCAAAGAGAAGATTTCGCGAGTTTATGACCTGTTCTGTGCGTTTAGCCATTTCCCTTGGACTTCTTCTTGGCTCTCTTCACGGCTGGTACACCAGCGAAGCCAATGCACATGCAGGCACGCCCTACGGCCTCAAGAATGTGAATTATCCTGGAGCTTTTGCCTCATTTGGTAGCGATTCACTCAACACGTTTCCATAGTGAGAGTCTGAATTCTTCAACTTAGGCATGAACTCTGGGGTCGTCTCTACAGGGAATCGCAGTCAAATCGCCATAGCAACGGGCTTTTTAGGAGCCTTCATTGTTGGGTCGCTTGCAGTACAAATGGTGCGCAGTCAAGCTGGCGTTGCCATCGGCGACAATCAAGCCAGCGCAAAAGTGGAGCCTGTGATTGGCTCACCAGCCACCCTCTGGGCCGAGTTGGGATCCCGCAGCGAAGTTGTT
This region of Synechococcus sp. WH 8016 genomic DNA includes:
- a CDS encoding nitrate reductase associated protein, producing the protein MNQASHCFGFEKDFVGNWRCIPLCVRRKLDLIGVKLKLSHWLELTQEQRQMLVDWPDELPVLNELREHLRLLTRLLAEGMAKDLPLAVDEPWQVLGELPSIVQESALKKSIVINVNQWASLFELERFALCKLARPGHDHHNLDAAFSEILG